A portion of the Streptomyces rishiriensis genome contains these proteins:
- a CDS encoding IS5 family transposase (programmed frameshift): protein MGTSPWIVSDELWDRLEPLLPQRGRRFRYPGRKPLPDRDVLCGILYVLHTGIQWEYLPQDLGFGSGMTCWRRLRDWNEAGVWQRLHEVLLAELNAASRLDWSHCVVDSSHVRAKRGLHTGPSPVDRGRAGSKHHLITDGHGTPLAVLLTGGNRNDVTQLLPLLDAIPPVRGRVGRPRRKPDSLFADRGYDHDIYRDQVRARGIVPAIARRGTRHGTGLGTYRWVVERTFAWLHGFRRLRIRWERRADIHEAFLKLACCLITQRQIRFLC from the exons GTGGGGACGTCACCGTGGATCGTGTCGGATGAGCTGTGGGATCGCTTGGAGCCGTTGCTGCCGCAGCGAGGCCGCAGGTTCCGGTATCCGGGCCGCAAGCCGTTGCCAGACAGGGATGTGCTGTGCGGGATCTTGTACGTGCTGCACACCGGGATCCAGTGGGAGTACCTGCCTCAGGACCTCGGCTTCGGCTCGGGCATGACGTGTTGGCGCCGTCTGCGGGACTGGAACGAGGCCGGAGTATGGCAGCGGCTGCACGAGGTCCTGCTGGCCGAGCTTAACGCGGCCTCCCGGCTGGACTGGTCCCACTGCGTGGTCGACTCCTCCCACGTCAGAGCC AAAAGGGGGTTGCACACCGGCCCCTCGCCGGTCGACCGAGGCCGGGCCGGCTCGAAGCACCACTTGATCACCGACGGGCACGGCACCCCGCTCGCCGTCCTGCTGACCGGCGGCAACCGCAATGACGTCACCCAACTCCTGCCCTTGCTCGACGCCATCCCGCCGGTCCGCGGCCGGGTCGGCCGTCCCCGCCGCAAACCGGACTCATTGTTTGCCGACCGCGGCTACGACCACGACATCTACCGTGACCAGGTCCGCGCCCGCGGCATCGTGCCCGCGATCGCCCGCCGCGGCACCCGGCACGGCACCGGACTGGGCACCTACCGCTGGGTGGTCGAGCGGACCTTCGCCTGGCTGCACGGCTTCCGACGTCTTCGGATCCGATGGGAACGCAGAGCCGACATCCACGAAGCGTTCCTCAAACTCGCGTGCTGCCTCATCACCCAACGACAGATTCGCTTCCTGTGTTAG